Within the Osmerus mordax isolate fOsmMor3 chromosome 6, fOsmMor3.pri, whole genome shotgun sequence genome, the region CATTTCACcaacaaaccaaaaaaaaacaacacaggaAACATGTGCAAGTGACTAAAAGGCCATATGACTTTTCTCACTGTTCTCAGTTAAATAGACCACAACGATTATTTGAATTTCACATGGGTAAAATAGACAAGTCGTAGAGCTTCCTGGTGTGTCAAGATAACGATTTGTCTTACCGTAGACTGTGGTTTGCCAAGCATCATGTGTGCTTGTACAACCTCGagcatgtgtgacgtgatctcaTTCATGTCCTCAAGGGGTCTCACGTTGAATGCTACTACAGACCTGTGATTCTAATACAGGAAGGGAggcacacacagagtacacctGTCACTTTGAGAATTGCCTTTTGAATTTACTttaaactacccccccccccctcccccatataatacattgtcattttagcagacgctcttatccagagcgacttacagtaagtacagggacatttacccgaggcaagtagggcgaagtgccttgcccaacacAACGTGATattgcacggccgagaatcgaaccggcaaactTCTAATAAACATATTCTTTTAAGAACATACAGTAGTTCTCTATTCTGTTAAaagaggaacaaaaaaaaaggaaggCAACCAACCCCCAACTTCCTTTGCCAATCTTGCAGATTGGACTAATGTACTAGGACATCAGTGATGATTACCTGGAAGGAGCGTAGGTTTCCAGAGACTTTGACGTAAGTGTTTGGGGGAATAACAGTGCTGTCCACTCCAGGATCCTGATCATTTACATGAAAAAAGATAGTTAACTAGTATCCATGATGGTTCAGACAGAACATCATCAAACACACTCTTTAAAGAGTTTGTTACGGGTTTTAATTTCCTTGGAAAATGATTGTCTGCCAGTGTTGTTGGTGATTGGCTGATCCAAGCACTCATGGTGTCACTAGTAAATTCACACAACCCTCTACACAGGTATTCTCTGAGACCTCATTTTGGGACCCTggttacattttagtcatttagcagacgctcttatccagaacgacttacagtaagtacagggacattctccccgaggcaagtagggtgaagtgcctttcccaaggacacgtcatttggcactgcccgggaatcgaacctatgattaatagcccgactccctaaccgctcagccatctgactccctgttaaATCTATGCATTTACAGAGTACTCTTTCGTATCACTGAAGTGTTGACCCCTTCATAACAACTGCTCACATTTTATCCATTGCGAAAGGGGCAGTACTCACTTCTGTATCCACCCACTGTTTGACGTCCATAGGGGCTCCAGTCATGTCGTCTACTTTGTACTGAATGTTGGTCATGGACTTGTCAGTACTTCTGATGATTCCAACAAAAGTAACCTGAGATGGAAATGGTAAAACTACTCATTAAAGTTGTAGTTGAAAGCTGAAGTGCCCCTAAAAGCCTAAATTAGTTTGGCGAACAGATGCAGTACAGGTATTTGTTATTAACTATCCTAAAAGCGATTGTATGGGATTGACAAAACAGGGTTTTTTTCTACTTTGAATTCATGCACAGCATCCTAAACATTGTGAAATGCTTTAAGTTACCTGGGCAACTTCCACATCTCCTATTCGGAAGACATCCTCGGCTTGGGCCGCGGACATGAGCTGGGACACCGTGCACGGGACGATCTGCTGGGCACGAGTTCTCTGTGGTCGTACGCACAATAAAAGTAATACACTAATTATTGTCGGATCAAATCTTAATTCTCCTGGTTCACATTAGGAGGATCAACATTGTTTTACACATTAACGTAATAGTAAAAGTTTGTAAGGTTTTTCTCGCAGAATAATGGCCAACGACCGAAAAAGTTATGCTCCTGacccctttcttctctcctccctgggaTGCGGCAGGTGAAGCGAATCCTCCTGGAGACTGACTATATCCACCAGTCATAGTGTTTGTTTCGCTATATCCTCCTATAGGAAAATGAGACCATGTGAATCCTGCTTGAATATTCAATAGACGGGTACAGTAAGCTTGTTAGTTGTCTGACCTAAGTAGTAGCTAAACTAGCTAGCATACTTCTGCTACCAAAAATAATCTCGGCTAATGGCATAAAGAATACATTAGTAGCCTAGCTTGCTGGTGAGGCTAGCTGGCCAACTAGCGATTGTTCTGTTTGTTATTTGGACAGTTCCCGTAGGATATTTAAGACAGCTCACCTTGATTCCACATGTTAAACCCTTATGTGTTGATAATGATAAAAATGTCTATAACGATGTCGCTAAAGACAACAAAAGAGGTTAAACTAAGTAGCTACAGTGGGTCCGCTGTGCAAGGCTTTACTTGTGCAATCCCGCGCGCTGGAAAGTTGACATCGGAGAACGCATGCGTCGTAATGCACTCCCGCGAAATCTACTACCCAATCATACTACGGCGTTATGGCATTTGTTTTGTCATCCCTGTTAGCCCGATTGGGCGGAGTTTGTTGATCCAATTTCAGTATGGCATTGAAACAAATGTGTACTCTGTACACGTTAGTCACGTcgcattctttaaaaaaaatgtctacACAATTTTATATATTTGAGCATTCTAACCTGGTAATGTTTTTAAACTTGCACCCCAAGTGTGGGCTTCCCATCAATTTTCAAAAGCCAtctctgcaaaaaaaaaactgtcaaacAATCAAATAGCTTATATTTAGAAAACAAATTATGGTAACGTGTCAAAATGCTTGACCGATCTCTTACAgtttagaagagagagaaaagaaacatgTAGTATGCCTAAATCACGTTGTCAaaaataacaggcttaaatagGCTATGCATGGTATTTTAAGACGTTAACAGACAACCACCCATTTCGGATATTATCCAACATGAGCGTTTCTTATCTTCCATTTTATGGACTGAGCAAGGTATTTAACTTGGGACATTACTCTCGGAAACGGCAAGATAGCGTGTCTTCCCACTACAACCCTGGCTTCCAACTATCAGTGGAGTTTTATCATCTTGCTAGTCAAAGTGTATGATGTGGAAAACTTTGCTTGGTCTCCTCTTCACTTGCACGAAGGTTCTGGCTCTGTCCGGTAAGCTTGCCCTGCATCCGTGGAGCCTGTCCCCCGGTAGGCCTACGTCACTATTTGACAAACGTATTTTTTCTCTCTTAATGTTGTCTGAGAATCAAGCTCCATTTTACGTTTACTCTTATTTCCAGGAAACTTTTGGCATATTACAGACCTACATTGGGACCCAACCTTTAACCTCACAGACGATCCCGGAAATGTATGCGCGTCCAGTGGAAAACGGCCTGCTTCCAGTGCTGGCATATTTGGAGATTATCACTGTGACTCGCCATGGAACCTCATCAACTCCTCAATGTATGCCATGAAAGATATAATGCCCGACCCGGATTTCATCGTCTGGACAGGGTAGGAAATAAATGTGTGAGAACAGATGTTAGGCTATATGATCAGACAGGCCTAGTGATGTTTACCACATCATGCTGAAATTGAGTCTTAGGTTCGCCTTCGTCCGTAAAATAAACTATTTTACTGTTTATCTTAGGTCTTTGTCATGTGAATTTATTGATTTTATACAATACACTCTTTTCACACAGCCTGACATTTGCCTTACAGAGATGACACACCTCATGTACCCAATGAGGATCTAGGAGAGGAGGCGGTCCTACACATTATCGCAAATCTCACCCACCTCATAAAGCATGTCTTCCCAAGTAAAGTCTAGTTCCTTATGGTCaaataccattttctgtttcataATTTCAGTGCTTTGATATTGAAATTGTCTGAGGATGCATGAATCTTCATCATTCTCAACTTTCAGAAACCAAAGTATATTCTGCACTGGGCAATCATGATTATCACCCAAAGAGTCAGCTTCCAGCTGTTCAAAACAACATCTATGAAAAGACAGCACAGATGTGGAAGGATTGGTTGGAACCGGAATCGCAAATAACCTTCAGAAAAGGTATAGGGTTCTGTGAAAGCATGATAATGAGTAAACAATTATATGAATAAGTACATGTTTCAAAGGTCTGACACCAAAACAAATCTCTGTTTGCTTTTATTCCTTGTTTTATCTTTTGTGTTTAGGTGGATATTACACTGAAAAGTTGCTGAATCGTCCAGGTTTCAGGGTTGTGGTACTCAACACTAACCTATACTATGATCAAAACAAGGCAACCCAAGACATGGCAGACCCAGCTAATCAATTCAGCTGGACGGATCAGGTTCTCACAGATGCTGCAAAGCACAGAGAAAAGGTAGGCTACCAACAACAAATAATCTATAATTTGCGCTCTGTTGCGAGACAAAAAAGATAAGATATAGTTCAACCAATAAGCCAGAGCTACTGTTGATAAACTTGGCAGATAGCTCCAGGAATGTTTGTCTGAAATACATAACCAGGCACTTTTAACTAGGTTTTACAAGTGTTACGCAACCTCTGGTCTTTCTCTAGGTTTACATCATTGGTCATGTGCCACCGGGCTTTTTTGAGAAGAAACGCAGTAAGCCTTGGTTTAGACCCCACTTCAACAAACGCTACCTAGAGCTTGTTCAGAAGCATCACTCTGTCATCATCGGACAGTTCTTCGGACATCACCACACTGACAGCTTCCACATGTTCTACAGTCCCGATGGTACCGATGCTGCTACACAGACTTCACGCTTGGCTTTCAGATATGTTGGGTTTGGCATTCGCTCAGTATCGATCCATTCCATCTGTCTGATATGGACTTCTTGTTTCATTTTGTACAGGATTGTGACTTTATTCAACTTTTCTTTGTTGATTTGGTTCCTTTCTCTTCAGACTCCCCCATTAATGTCATGTTCCTGACCCCCGGGGTCACCCCATGGAAGACGACCCTGCCTGGAGTCGTGGATGGGGCCAACAACCCTGGGATCCGCGTCTTTGAATATGACACCCAAACTCTCCTGGTCAAGGTAAAAAGTgacccaaagtgtgtgtgtgtgggggggggggtcagatggctgaggttagggaatcgggctaccaatcaaaaggttgccggttcgattcttggccgtgccaaggacgttgtgtccatgggcaaggcacttagccctacttgcctcgggggatatgtccctgtacttactgtaagtcgctctggataagagcgtctgctaaatgactaaatgtaaatgtaagttctttccgtttctctatttgttacgCCTAGAATCTCAAAACCATCTAATTGATGCTATTAATTGACGACACTACATCCTTCATTCTAGTTGCATATATTATTTTAAGGTAGTTCTAGTGTAGCGTTTACTTCAGTCTCGGCAACATTTGTCTTCTCCACACGCAGGACATTGTGACGTACTACCTTAACCTGACCCGTGCCAACATAGCCCggagcccctgggagaaggAGTACAGGCTTACAGAGAGTTTCAGGGTCCCAGACGCCTCCCCCGCCTCCATGCACCGGGTTCTGGACCGCATGGCAAACAGCCACTGCTACCTCCAGAAGTACTACGAGTTCAACTCCGTCAACTACGACCTGGCGGAGTGCGACAGCCACTGTCGCGTCGATCACGTGTGCGCTGCCAGGGAAGTGGACTTTGACAGATACGAGCACTGtctggagaaagagggggcaGTCTCGATCAGCGCCGCCCTGCTGCCCATCATCACTACGGCGCTCAGTCTGGTCTGGCTTAGCAGCTGAGGGTCtatacagccgtggccaaaagtattgggagcgacatacattttgtgtttgcaaagcttgctgggccttggcataaaatgactgccaacataatttcagtaagtctcatatcatcagcacaggggaaagtgtgaactagttctagccaggtgaaatcactatcattctgattggattttaagagcagattgactgttgtaaaagaggggactatttgcatatattgaaaatgttcaccccccaaaaaaaaatctaaatatgaaatgtgccttattgtgattccagtattctatagaatgtaaaaacattttcctcaaataatGAACCAGAAAACttggcaaaacacaacatttgcctttgccaaaacttatggccacgactACACACAGAAGGACCTGCACATTGGTCAGCCTTTGGATAGAAACTTATTTTGCATTCCACTCTGATTTGGGaagcaaaaacattttttaaacaaGTTGTCTGTAATAAATAATGAAATTATGATCACTTTTAAAAATGATAATGAATGTCATATTGAGATATGTATCAATAGAATTGTACATTAGTGTAACAAGCTTATTCTGAACTAAATCCTGTGGCTCATGAACGACTTTTAACACCCTCTGTTTGGTCATGTGTTATGCTTGTAAAAGTTGGGCGTATTTTTAACTGTTCTCCATAACGGCAAAAAGGGACTCTGTATTGTCAGTGACCTTTACCAAATGTTTATTTTAGTGCTTTGCCAGACTACCATGTGTTACATTTAACTTTGAAATGTCTCTGACAACAAAATTGAAGTGATAACATACAATGCACTTTGAACATCACTATAAATTGTAGCAACATATTTATTGCATGTGTGCTTGAGCAACTCATTCTCGCACAATGATGCAGCAATCTTGGGACTGAACTCCCATGAACGTGCATGTGACCTTGGGACAGGATGCATGGAGGGGCTGGTTCTGGGGCTGGGTcaggggctgggtctggggctggGTCAGGGGCTGGGTCAGGGGCTGGGTCAGGGCCTGGGTCAGGGGCTGGGTCAGGGCCTGGGTCAGGGCCTGGGCCAGGGCTTACATGATCAAGACCTGTTTGACTGAAGTGAACGGCTGCATGGCAGAGTCCAGCGCTTTGTGGAAGTCCGTGAGGCCCACCTCAGAGCAGGCTGGTGCAGACAGCTTCCCCTGGCGGATCATGACACACAACTCCTCCAGCATCCCATGCAAGGCCTCCTCATCtagggagaggagaacatcaGTTTTTGTCAGAGGACTAGGATGCCTTCACTGTACGTCAATATGCTAGGCCTGTGTATGTCATTTAGAAGACACCTCTATTAAAACTATCCTAACTCACCTTTAGCATATTGCCTTTTCCACTGAGTGACCCAAAACCCTCGCACCTTCACGTTTTTGAAAATAAGAGCACTCTGGAGAAAAAGAAGCAAAATTCATGCAGATGTAATGTGA harbors:
- the rpa2 gene encoding replication protein A 32 kDa subunit — encoded protein: MWNQGGYSETNTMTGGYSQSPGGFASPAASQGGEKKGRTRAQQIVPCTVSQLMSAAQAEDVFRIGDVEVAQVTFVGIIRSTDKSMTNIQYKVDDMTGAPMDVKQWVDTEDPGVDSTVIPPNTYVKVSGNLRSFQNHRSVVAFNVRPLEDMNEITSHMLEVVQAHMMLGKPQSTMGGGGGMNTSMIPISKPGMGGVGGGYSGASDMSANGLSPSQNQVLRLIRSCQDAQGISIQDLKQRLGGISLAVIKQAVEFLSNEGHIFSTIDEDHFKSTDSED
- the smpdl3b gene encoding acid sphingomyelinase-like phosphodiesterase 3b codes for the protein MMWKTLLGLLFTCTKVLALSGNFWHITDLHWDPTFNLTDDPGNVCASSGKRPASSAGIFGDYHCDSPWNLINSSMYAMKDIMPDPDFIVWTGDDTPHVPNEDLGEEAVLHIIANLTHLIKHVFPKTKVYSALGNHDYHPKSQLPAVQNNIYEKTAQMWKDWLEPESQITFRKGGYYTEKLLNRPGFRVVVLNTNLYYDQNKATQDMADPANQFSWTDQVLTDAAKHREKVYIIGHVPPGFFEKKRSKPWFRPHFNKRYLELVQKHHSVIIGQFFGHHHTDSFHMFYSPDDSPINVMFLTPGVTPWKTTLPGVVDGANNPGIRVFEYDTQTLLVKDIVTYYLNLTRANIARSPWEKEYRLTESFRVPDASPASMHRVLDRMANSHCYLQKYYEFNSVNYDLAECDSHCRVDHVCAAREVDFDRYEHCLEKEGAVSISAALLPIITTALSLVWLSS